The Leptolyngbyaceae cyanobacterium genome contains a region encoding:
- a CDS encoding transposase encodes MEQTLTIVCKLQPTPEQSAKMNDLLKAFADACNYANEQVKLGITSKTTIQSMVYYDIRAKYGLSANQAVRVCARVGANRKAAKVKGKAVQVFSPTSADYDARIFDFRENDRTVSLTLLGCREHIPVVLANYQAGKLKGRKPTSAQLCKHRDGLFYIHIQLTEETPEPTKSDKVIGVDFGRRDIAVTSDGERWDGKDIQQVRDKFSRVRASLQRKASKGTRSTRRRARQILKRLSDTERRYQTWLNHNVSKKLIDAAKSNHATVAIEDLTGIRERTNQQPRNKTERR; translated from the coding sequence ATGGAACAGACTCTTACTATTGTTTGCAAGCTTCAACCCACTCCTGAGCAATCCGCCAAAATGAATGACTTGCTCAAGGCGTTTGCGGATGCCTGCAACTATGCCAATGAACAGGTAAAGCTGGGGATAACCAGCAAGACCACGATTCAGAGCATGGTTTATTATGACATTCGGGCTAAGTATGGGTTGAGCGCTAATCAAGCGGTCAGGGTTTGCGCCAGAGTAGGTGCCAATCGTAAGGCGGCAAAGGTCAAAGGTAAAGCTGTTCAAGTATTTAGTCCAACCTCTGCTGATTACGACGCTCGGATCTTCGACTTCAGGGAGAATGATAGAACCGTCAGCCTGACGTTGCTCGGCTGTAGAGAGCATATCCCCGTGGTGTTGGCCAACTATCAGGCTGGCAAGCTGAAGGGGCGTAAACCCACCTCTGCCCAGTTGTGCAAGCACAGGGATGGGTTGTTCTATATCCATATTCAGTTGACCGAAGAAACTCCAGAACCGACCAAATCGGACAAGGTGATTGGGGTTGATTTCGGGCGCAGAGATATTGCCGTTACTTCTGACGGGGAAAGATGGGACGGGAAAGACATTCAACAGGTTAGAGATAAGTTTTCCAGGGTGAGAGCATCGCTCCAACGAAAGGCATCGAAAGGCACAAGATCTACTCGCCGTAGGGCAAGGCAGATATTGAAACGGCTGTCGGACACAGAGCGTCGCTATCAAACCTGGTTGAACCACAACGTCAGCAAGAAACTCATTGATGCGGCCAAATCCAATCACGCAACGGTTGCGATTGAGGATTTAACGGGCATCCGTGAACGCACCAACCAACAGCCCAGGAACAAGACAGAACGTAGATGA
- a CDS encoding DUF3318 domain-containing protein — MSELRRLKGLLPPEMQSWVTVEGTTEVSPPLIRCEEIGKDQVEIQIDLVKWDQLALDQRNLLFWHEVARIQNDTIPRDGWEMAALAIGLGGAVGELWVQDGLLLLLALGLCGVSGWRLYQKNNSERTFKEAIDADDKAIALATRFGYTLPNAYKSLGSALKALIDMNPTKRQRSKYEARLQALKRSANKAKAKMKANTPGVSQAEDIYS; from the coding sequence ATGAGCGAACTGCGCCGCTTAAAAGGCTTATTGCCTCCTGAGATGCAGAGTTGGGTGACAGTTGAAGGAACGACGGAAGTCAGTCCACCCCTGATCCGATGTGAAGAAATTGGAAAAGACCAGGTGGAAATTCAAATTGACCTGGTGAAATGGGATCAGTTGGCTTTGGATCAGCGCAATTTGCTGTTTTGGCACGAAGTCGCCCGCATTCAAAACGATACCATTCCTAGAGATGGCTGGGAAATGGCGGCGCTGGCCATTGGTTTGGGGGGCGCTGTGGGGGAATTGTGGGTGCAGGATGGTTTGTTGCTGTTGTTGGCGCTGGGACTGTGCGGGGTGTCTGGTTGGCGGTTGTATCAGAAGAATAATAGCGAACGAACTTTTAAGGAAGCGATCGATGCTGATGATAAAGCGATCGCATTAGCTACCCGTTTCGGTTACACTCTTCCCAATGCTTATAAAAGTTTGGGTAGCGCGTTGAAAGCTTTGATCGATATGAACCCGACGAAACGCCAACGCAGTAAGTACGAAGCCCGATTGCAAGCGCTCAAACGCAGTGCTAATAAGGCAAAAGCGAAAATGAAAGCTAATACTCCCGGAGTTTCTCAAGCGGAAGATATTTATAGTTAG
- the ileS gene encoding isoleucine--tRNA ligase translates to MRANALKREPELQKFWAEHQIYEKLSQNNPGDIFVLHDGPPYANGALHIGHALNKILKDIINKYQLLKGRKVRYVPGWDCHGLPIELKVLQDMKPAERQKLTPLELRRQAKEFALKTVDKQRESFKRYGVWGEWDDPYLTLKPAYEAAQIGVFGQMVLKGYIYRGLKPVHWSPSSKTALAEAELEYPEGHTSRSLYAAFPIVELSPPLESALKQYLPDLGVAVWTTTPWTIPANLAVAVNPDLIYAVVEVENNLTPQPPSLVGKGEPESLTSPTKKGQPESLSSPTGKGQPESPSPLRGGVGEGSAKEEKPLGFKYLIVAADLVERLSATLGVNLTVKATGSGRSLEHSTYRHPLFDRVSPIVIGGDYVTTDSGTGLVHTAPGHGQDDYMVGQRYGLPILSPVDADGNFTEEAGQFAGLNVQSEGNAKVVEALAAAGSLLKEEPYVHKYPYDWRTKKPTIYRATEQWFASVEGFREEALKAIASVKWIPAQGENRITPMVAERSDWCISRQRSWGVPIPVFYDEKTGEPLLNEETISHVQAIVAEKGSDAWWEMSVEELLPQKYRNNGHSYRKGTDTMDVWFDSGSSWAAVAKQRPELCYPADMYLEGSDQHRGWFQSSLLTSVANNGIAPYKTVLTHGFTLDEEGRKMSKSEGNTIDPLAIIEGGDIEIKTQKGNKTKKEKVPAYGADVLRLWVSSVDYSSDVPIGLNILKQLNDVRGKIRNTARFLLGNLHDFDPAKDAVPYEQLPELDRYMLHRMTEVFEEITQAFESFQFFRFFQTVQNFCVVDLSNFYLDIAKDRLYISAENSFRRRSCQTVLAIAVENLARAIAPVLCHMAEDIWQYLPYSTPYKSVFESGWVKVEEKWKKPELAASWQQLRQMRQEVNKVMEQSRKEGEIGASLEAKVLLYVADPDLRQRLEAFNPVTDSPVITPDEKVVVTEEVDLDEELIPTVATTKQWRVFAEQIDVILSDSLDQIGRFFQNYQRPLTVLGAIGLVVFILYLTATMLNAVNRIPLLEPVFTLIGIYYSFKFANSNLLRGNDRQKLYEDIRTWQREIVGQTPSRFLTVKEQPTTITASVTTEEVSDTDNSILSNGSNGVDELRYLFIASQVELLNSPEALEGVKFKAISDNLGVGVVKADGQKCDRCWNYSVLVGSFPAHPLLCDRCVPALAGKF, encoded by the coding sequence ATGCGGGCGAACGCTCTCAAGCGGGAACCAGAACTGCAAAAATTTTGGGCAGAGCATCAGATTTACGAAAAACTGTCGCAAAACAATCCAGGCGATATATTTGTTTTGCACGACGGCCCACCTTATGCTAACGGAGCGCTGCACATCGGTCACGCGCTGAATAAAATTCTCAAAGATATTATCAATAAATATCAGTTGCTTAAAGGTCGCAAGGTTCGTTACGTACCGGGTTGGGACTGCCACGGTTTGCCGATCGAATTAAAAGTTTTGCAGGATATGAAACCGGCAGAACGGCAAAAACTGACGCCTTTGGAACTGCGCCGCCAAGCGAAAGAGTTTGCCCTCAAAACAGTAGACAAGCAGCGAGAATCGTTCAAACGCTACGGGGTTTGGGGAGAATGGGATGACCCTTATCTAACTCTCAAACCAGCTTACGAAGCAGCGCAAATTGGCGTTTTCGGGCAAATGGTTCTGAAAGGCTACATTTATCGGGGATTGAAGCCCGTACACTGGAGTCCTAGCTCGAAAACGGCATTAGCAGAAGCAGAATTGGAATATCCGGAAGGTCATACTTCCCGCAGTCTCTACGCTGCTTTCCCGATCGTAGAACTGTCTCCGCCACTGGAATCAGCTTTAAAGCAGTACTTGCCGGATTTGGGGGTGGCAGTATGGACGACTACTCCTTGGACGATACCCGCTAATTTAGCAGTGGCGGTGAATCCCGACCTTATCTATGCGGTGGTGGAGGTGGAGAATAACCTAACCCCCCAGCCCCCTTCCCTCGTAGGGAAGGGGGAGCCGGAAAGCTTAACCTCTCCAACAAAGAAGGGACAGCCGGAAAGCCTATCATCTCCCACAGGGAAGGGACAGCCGGAAAGCCCCTCTCCTCTTAGGGGAGGGGTTGGGGAGGGGTCAGCCAAAGAGGAAAAACCTTTAGGTTTTAAATATCTAATCGTGGCGGCGGATTTGGTAGAGCGGCTGTCTGCCACTTTAGGAGTTAACCTGACGGTGAAGGCGACCGGATCTGGTAGGTCTTTAGAGCATTCTACTTATCGTCATCCGTTATTCGATCGCGTAAGTCCGATCGTGATCGGCGGAGATTACGTTACCACTGATTCCGGTACGGGATTGGTACACACCGCACCCGGTCACGGTCAAGATGACTATATGGTAGGTCAGCGGTATGGTTTGCCGATTTTGTCTCCAGTGGATGCAGATGGAAACTTTACCGAAGAAGCGGGACAGTTTGCCGGGTTAAATGTTCAGAGTGAAGGTAATGCTAAGGTAGTGGAAGCTTTAGCGGCGGCAGGTTCTTTATTGAAGGAAGAACCTTACGTTCATAAGTATCCTTACGATTGGCGGACGAAAAAACCGACGATTTATCGCGCTACGGAACAATGGTTTGCGTCGGTAGAAGGTTTCCGGGAAGAAGCATTAAAAGCGATCGCATCTGTCAAATGGATTCCCGCTCAAGGGGAAAACCGCATTACTCCAATGGTGGCAGAACGATCGGACTGGTGCATCTCCCGTCAGCGCAGTTGGGGCGTACCGATTCCCGTTTTCTATGATGAAAAAACGGGAGAACCTTTGCTGAATGAGGAAACGATTTCTCACGTTCAAGCGATCGTAGCTGAAAAAGGCTCGGATGCTTGGTGGGAAATGTCAGTGGAAGAGTTATTGCCCCAAAAATACCGCAATAACGGTCATTCTTATCGCAAAGGCACCGATACGATGGACGTATGGTTCGATTCCGGGTCATCCTGGGCGGCGGTAGCGAAACAAAGACCCGAATTGTGCTATCCGGCAGATATGTATTTGGAAGGTTCGGATCAGCACCGGGGTTGGTTCCAATCTAGCTTACTGACCAGTGTCGCCAATAACGGCATCGCACCTTACAAAACCGTATTAACTCACGGCTTTACCTTGGATGAAGAAGGCCGCAAAATGAGTAAATCCGAGGGAAATACGATCGATCCCTTGGCGATTATCGAAGGCGGCGACATCGAAATCAAAACCCAAAAAGGCAATAAAACCAAGAAAGAAAAAGTGCCGGCTTATGGTGCTGATGTGTTGCGTTTGTGGGTGTCGTCGGTAGATTATTCTTCAGATGTGCCGATCGGTTTGAATATCCTCAAACAGTTAAATGATGTGAGAGGAAAAATTCGCAACACGGCGCGTTTTTTGTTGGGTAATTTGCATGATTTCGATCCGGCAAAAGATGCCGTACCTTACGAACAATTACCGGAACTCGATCGCTATATGCTGCATCGAATGACGGAAGTGTTTGAGGAAATAACCCAAGCATTTGAAAGTTTCCAATTCTTCCGCTTTTTCCAAACGGTGCAGAATTTCTGCGTGGTAGATTTATCCAATTTCTACTTAGATATTGCGAAAGATCGGTTGTATATCAGTGCTGAGAATTCGTTCCGCCGTCGCAGTTGCCAAACGGTTTTGGCAATTGCCGTGGAAAATTTAGCCAGAGCGATCGCACCAGTTCTCTGTCATATGGCAGAAGATATTTGGCAATATTTACCTTACTCAACACCCTATAAATCCGTGTTTGAATCCGGTTGGGTGAAAGTTGAGGAAAAATGGAAGAAGCCAGAATTAGCAGCATCTTGGCAACAATTGCGACAAATGCGCCAAGAAGTGAATAAAGTGATGGAACAAAGCCGCAAGGAAGGTGAAATCGGCGCTTCTTTGGAAGCGAAAGTTTTATTATACGTAGCCGATCCAGATCTGCGCCAGCGTTTAGAAGCGTTCAATCCCGTCACTGATTCACCCGTAATAACTCCCGATGAAAAAGTAGTAGTAACAGAAGAAGTCGATTTAGATGAAGAACTAATTCCGACAGTAGCTACTACGAAGCAATGGCGGGTATTTGCAGAACAAATCGATGTGATTTTGTCCGATTCTCTAGACCAAATCGGTAGATTTTTCCAAAATTATCAAAGACCGCTTACGGTATTAGGTGCGATTGGTTTGGTAGTGTTTATTTTGTATTTAACAGCAACTATGTTAAATGCAGTTAATCGCATACCGCTACTAGAACCAGTTTTCACCTTGATCGGTATTTACTACTCGTTTAAGTTCGCTAATAGCAATTTACTGCGAGGAAACGATCGCCAAAAATTATACGAAGATATTCGTACTTGGCAACGAGAAATTGTCGGTCAAACTCCCTCAAGGTTCTTAACCGTTAAGGAACAACCAACCACAATTACTGCTTCCGTCACGACGGAGGAAGTTAGCGATACCGATAACTCAATTCTCAGTAATGGCAGTAATGGAGTTGACGAACTGCGTTACCTGTTTATTGCTTCTCAGGTAGAGTTGCTAAATTCACCGGAAGCTTTAGAGGGAGTTAAGTTTAAAGCAATTTCTGACAACTTGGGTGTGGGTGTAGTGAAGGCAGATGGGCAAAAATGCGATCGCTGCTGGAACTATTCCGTTTTAGTAGGTAGCTTCCCCGCCCATCCCCTACTCTGCGATCGCTGCGTACCCGCACTAGCAGGGAAATTTTAA
- a CDS encoding Ycf66 family protein, giving the protein MLAYILALLVGFSSIGVYLAAFFLPEIHRKSDFYWSGVGLFYALVLWVCAGRITGGVLLGQIAGVSLLGWFGWQTLTLRRQLIPVEQQTELPTKEEAAQKAASLIGTLQSKLSNLSVPPSVAQLPQKLTGLFSKAKKPGQGAMTGLQKLTKETSVVEKTTTQPVTPPTAATGEAMVAPIPEAFDADSEAQATAPITPTPEALDADSETEATAPATPIAQETPTPAPLQTLPEIEAAETSTSIENIAPEVELAPPAEPVGLGDATDRQSAASTPPEIAKAPAPSPFSEIATAKDTDVKE; this is encoded by the coding sequence ATGCTTGCATACATCCTGGCATTATTAGTTGGTTTTAGTAGCATTGGCGTTTATCTTGCTGCTTTCTTTTTGCCAGAAATCCACCGCAAGAGTGATTTTTATTGGAGCGGAGTGGGATTGTTTTATGCCTTGGTTTTGTGGGTATGTGCTGGACGAATCACTGGCGGTGTTTTATTGGGACAAATCGCTGGCGTTTCTCTATTAGGTTGGTTTGGTTGGCAAACCCTGACATTACGCCGTCAACTAATCCCGGTGGAACAGCAAACGGAATTACCTACTAAGGAAGAGGCAGCCCAAAAAGCCGCTTCTTTAATCGGCACTTTACAGTCAAAACTATCTAACTTGTCCGTTCCTCCTAGTGTTGCTCAGTTGCCACAAAAACTTACTGGTTTATTCTCTAAAGCTAAAAAACCAGGTCAAGGTGCAATGACTGGTTTACAAAAGCTAACTAAGGAAACATCGGTTGTTGAAAAAACTACTACACAACCTGTAACTCCTCCTACTGCTGCGACGGGAGAAGCAATGGTAGCACCGATTCCAGAAGCATTTGATGCTGATTCGGAAGCACAAGCAACTGCACCTATTACGCCAACTCCAGAAGCACTTGACGCTGATTCGGAAACAGAAGCAACTGCACCCGCAACACCTATTGCACAAGAAACTCCTACGCCTGCACCATTGCAAACTTTGCCAGAAATAGAAGCAGCGGAAACATCGACATCTATAGAAAACATCGCTCCAGAGGTAGAACTTGCTCCACCAGCCGAACCAGTAGGATTAGGAGATGCTACAGATCGGCAATCAGCAGCTTCTACTCCACCAGAAATTGCCAAAGCACCCGCACCATCGCCTTTTTCAGAAATAGCCACTGCCAAGGATACTGACGTTAAGGAGTGA
- a CDS encoding ParA family protein: MGYIIATANMKGGVGKTTLTVNLAASLVKDFGKKVLVVDLDNQISATLSMMSPQDFSKRRRDKRTLRHLVNKAIKPDIKLSIPIYDVIHGYACSLKGLDLLPGDLDLYDEFLVSEMLYEKAIHGGQNNFEQIWTVFERNLVQHILSPVVKEYDFIILDCAPGYNLLTRSGLLASDFYILPAKPEPLSVIGIQLLERRLAQQREIHKNDAVNIQLLGIVFTMSGSLLTGRYYQQVMRRVHEDYSATKLFKTRIPVDVSVSKAVDTFMPVVLSNPQSTGGRAFTQLTQECLQKLTVITSQKQNPAKFNLEE; this comes from the coding sequence ATGGGATATATCATAGCAACTGCCAATATGAAAGGCGGCGTCGGTAAGACGACCCTCACGGTAAACTTGGCCGCTAGTTTGGTAAAAGATTTCGGTAAAAAGGTTTTGGTTGTCGATTTAGATAACCAAATCAGCGCGACTCTCAGCATGATGTCTCCACAGGACTTTTCTAAGCGGCGGAGAGATAAACGCACTTTAAGGCATTTGGTAAATAAAGCAATCAAACCTGATATTAAACTATCGATTCCAATTTATGATGTAATTCACGGTTATGCTTGCTCTTTAAAAGGTTTGGATTTATTACCAGGAGACCTAGACCTTTACGATGAATTTTTGGTATCGGAAATGCTCTATGAAAAAGCAATTCACGGAGGCCAAAATAATTTCGAGCAAATTTGGACGGTTTTTGAAAGAAACCTGGTACAACATATTCTCAGTCCCGTCGTCAAAGAGTATGATTTTATAATTTTAGATTGCGCTCCGGGTTATAATCTTTTAACTCGTAGCGGTCTGCTGGCTAGCGATTTTTACATCTTACCCGCTAAACCAGAACCATTATCAGTGATCGGTATTCAGTTACTAGAACGAAGACTAGCTCAACAAAGAGAAATTCATAAAAACGATGCGGTGAATATTCAATTGTTGGGTATTGTTTTCACGATGTCAGGTTCTCTATTGACAGGTAGGTATTATCAGCAAGTAATGCGTCGAGTTCATGAAGATTACAGCGCTACCAAACTTTTCAAAACTCGCATTCCCGTTGATGTAAGCGTTTCTAAAGCTGTCGATACTTTTATGCCTGTCGTGCTTTCTAATCCTCAATCAACTGGTGGGAGAGCATTTACCCAATTAACGCAAGAATGCCTCCAAAAGTTAACAGTGATTACTAGCCAAAAGCAGAATCCTGCTAAATTCAATTTAGAAGAGTGA
- the gndA gene encoding NADP-dependent phosphogluconate dehydrogenase, with the protein MALQSFGVIGLAVMGENLALNVERNGFPIAVYNRTKEKTDAFMASRAQGKNVVAAYTLEDFVKSLERPRKILIMVQAGAPVDAVINQLKPYLEEGDIIIDGGNSLFDDTARRTRELEPQGFRFIGMGVSGGEEGALNGPSLMPGGTKSSYEYLSPIFTKIAAQVDDGPCVTYIGPGGAGHYVKMVHNGIEYGDMQLIAEAYDLLKNAAGLDRKQLHEVFAEWNTTDELNSFLIEITADIFNYIDPDTNQPLVYMILDAAGQKGTGRWTVQSALELGVPIPTITAAVNARIMSSFKQERVAASQILSGPTAKYEGDQKTFVNQIRDALYCSKICSYAQGMDLLSSASKAYSYDLNLSEMARIWKGGCIIRAGFLDKIKQAYQENPELANLLLAPEFKQTILDRQSAWREVIAQAAKLGIAVPAFSASLDYFDSYRRDRLPQNLTQAQRDYFGAHTYQRVDKPGAFHTEWAKVDEQSLQTSTPQPLEAQDPKTVLRTSVGSAE; encoded by the coding sequence ATGGCACTACAAAGCTTTGGTGTAATTGGTTTGGCTGTGATGGGTGAGAACCTGGCGCTGAATGTGGAGCGTAATGGTTTTCCGATCGCAGTCTACAACCGCACAAAAGAAAAAACAGATGCTTTCATGGCGTCGAGGGCGCAAGGTAAAAACGTCGTAGCAGCTTATACTCTTGAAGACTTTGTTAAATCCCTGGAACGTCCCCGGAAAATCTTGATCATGGTGCAAGCTGGGGCACCAGTGGATGCGGTGATCAACCAACTAAAACCTTATTTAGAAGAAGGTGACATCATTATCGATGGCGGTAACTCTTTATTTGACGATACTGCCCGTCGTACTCGCGAACTAGAGCCACAAGGTTTTCGCTTTATCGGGATGGGTGTCAGCGGTGGTGAAGAAGGGGCGCTGAATGGCCCTAGTTTGATGCCTGGTGGCACGAAGAGCTCTTACGAATATTTGTCACCGATTTTCACGAAAATTGCCGCCCAGGTGGATGATGGCCCTTGCGTGACTTATATCGGCCCTGGTGGGGCTGGCCATTACGTGAAGATGGTGCATAATGGCATTGAGTACGGGGATATGCAGCTGATTGCCGAAGCATACGACCTGCTCAAAAATGCGGCAGGGCTAGATCGTAAGCAACTGCACGAAGTTTTTGCGGAATGGAATACTACCGACGAACTCAATTCATTTTTGATTGAGATCACGGCAGATATTTTCAACTACATCGATCCAGATACTAATCAACCTCTGGTTTATATGATTCTGGATGCAGCAGGGCAGAAAGGGACAGGACGCTGGACGGTACAAAGTGCTTTGGAATTGGGCGTTCCGATTCCTACTATTACGGCGGCGGTGAATGCGCGGATCATGTCTTCTTTTAAGCAGGAACGGGTAGCAGCTTCGCAAATTTTAAGTGGCCCTACTGCTAAGTATGAAGGGGATCAGAAGACTTTCGTTAATCAAATTCGCGATGCTCTTTATTGCTCAAAAATCTGCTCTTACGCTCAAGGGATGGATTTATTGAGTTCGGCTTCTAAGGCTTACTCATACGATCTAAATTTGAGCGAGATGGCGCGGATTTGGAAAGGTGGCTGTATTATTCGGGCTGGTTTCTTGGATAAGATTAAACAGGCTTACCAGGAAAATCCTGAGTTAGCTAATTTATTGTTAGCGCCTGAGTTTAAGCAGACGATTTTGGATCGCCAGTCGGCTTGGCGGGAAGTGATTGCACAAGCAGCTAAATTGGGGATTGCGGTTCCGGCATTTAGTGCGTCGTTGGATTATTTTGATAGTTATCGGCGCGATCGCTTACCGCAAAACCTCACTCAAGCTCAACGAGATTACTTCGGGGCCCACACTTATCAGCGTGTTGATAAACCTGGGGCATTCCACACTGAATGGGCGAAGGTGGATGAGCAAAGTTTGCAAACATCAACGCCTCAACCTTTGGAAGCTCAAGACCCAAAAACTGTATTACGTACCAGTGTAGGTTCTGCTGAGTAG
- a CDS encoding DNA translocase FtsK has product MPYLTEATEIKAIIDKLTSAKILWADTEIAQWNTDLPKLSLIQLLAEPTDRTGNHTYILDVLDRPELVTYFINQIMANAKIEKVFHNAGYDLKYLGRPVAKNITCTFKLAQKLRKPYLSVSNLKLKTLAAELCQFSNIDIEEQASDWGRRPLTEKQLQYAKLDTVYLAHVHQRLLAFTNPSISHSEESESMPRSENADRSSLSVTKVRVAFECPRLFYLKQHFDGNTQFIPENRLQGIGTTFHKLANDFIHLSKQEPRFKNLFNPPFEQLKVDEIAIQMQQIFYEVGFFPYLQTAIQEDTSKAASLHQIWQGLVKLIRRWAELLVKNRRYCHADALVTRTLLAGELSLEHQFTLPDGKQQKITGILDGIIFDFEKNSLCVVEYKTYQAVDPAAQLAQVALYSYMLKEKKKVPVDSAVYCVLPEFKEYHYTWEQLENTVHSLIPHKLQQMGEWLIWQPPNPNPPPPTLQPDLCKICPQKEKCQTFFNIGETKVEEKEEIKQKPAIDPDEVGDRLVNVLKSFGIGVDYQGTSVGPAFIRVKLKPQLGVKVASIINKSADIQVQMELTVPPTIAPQAGYVSVDLPRCDRQIAKAEDYIQKQPLPATAPVKIAIGVNIDGKLLEADLSDPNTCHFLVGGTTGSGKSEFLRSLLLSLLWRHSPQHLKIALVDPKRVTFPEFEAIPWLYKPVVKDSETAIELMTELVAEMEQRYQIFEAAGCADITAYNQKATKPLPRIVCIFDEYADFMAEKEIRNALELSIKRLGAMARAAGIHLIVATQRPEAKVVTPLIRSNLPGRVALRTASEADSTIVLGGNQKAAAYLLGKGDLLYQVGSSLHRLQSLLAKIIELR; this is encoded by the coding sequence ATGCCTTACCTGACAGAAGCAACTGAAATAAAAGCAATCATCGATAAACTTACTTCAGCAAAAATTCTCTGGGCAGATACAGAAATCGCTCAATGGAATACCGATCTTCCAAAGTTATCGCTAATTCAGTTATTAGCAGAACCAACCGATCGCACTGGCAACCACACTTATATATTAGATGTTTTAGATCGGCCTGAATTGGTTACTTATTTTATTAACCAAATAATGGCTAATGCCAAAATAGAAAAGGTCTTTCATAATGCAGGGTACGACTTAAAATATTTAGGTAGACCCGTAGCAAAAAACATTACCTGCACTTTTAAATTAGCGCAAAAATTACGTAAACCATATCTATCCGTATCTAATTTAAAATTAAAAACTTTAGCCGCAGAACTCTGTCAGTTCTCAAACATTGATATCGAAGAACAAGCAAGCGACTGGGGAAGGCGACCCCTGACAGAAAAACAGCTACAATATGCGAAACTAGATACAGTTTATTTAGCTCACGTACATCAACGTTTATTAGCTTTTACTAACCCAAGTATATCTCATTCAGAGGAGAGCGAATCAATGCCCCGATCTGAAAATGCCGATCGATCGAGCTTGAGCGTTACTAAAGTTAGAGTGGCGTTTGAATGCCCTCGCTTATTTTATTTAAAGCAACATTTTGATGGAAATACGCAGTTTATACCAGAAAATAGATTACAAGGTATAGGTACGACCTTTCACAAGTTAGCTAATGATTTTATTCATCTTAGCAAACAAGAACCAAGATTTAAAAATTTGTTTAATCCACCATTTGAACAATTAAAGGTGGATGAAATTGCCATACAAATGCAGCAAATATTTTATGAAGTAGGATTTTTCCCTTATTTACAAACGGCGATTCAAGAAGATACTAGCAAAGCAGCTTCTCTACATCAAATTTGGCAAGGCTTAGTTAAACTAATCCGACGGTGGGCTGAATTATTAGTTAAAAATAGACGCTATTGTCATGCAGATGCGCTCGTCACACGCACTTTATTAGCAGGAGAATTAAGCCTAGAACATCAGTTTACTTTACCAGATGGTAAACAGCAAAAAATAACAGGTATTCTTGATGGCATAATTTTTGATTTTGAAAAAAATAGCCTCTGCGTAGTAGAATACAAAACCTATCAAGCAGTCGATCCGGCGGCACAGTTAGCGCAAGTAGCGCTCTACAGTTATATGCTGAAAGAAAAGAAAAAAGTACCTGTAGATTCGGCTGTTTATTGCGTTTTACCAGAATTTAAAGAATATCATTATACGTGGGAACAATTAGAAAATACAGTACATAGCTTAATTCCCCATAAGCTACAACAAATGGGAGAATGGCTGATATGGCAACCGCCTAATCCTAACCCTCCTCCCCCAACGCTACAACCTGACCTCTGTAAAATTTGTCCGCAAAAAGAAAAGTGCCAAACCTTTTTTAATATTGGTGAAACTAAAGTAGAGGAAAAGGAAGAAATCAAGCAAAAACCAGCGATCGATCCGGATGAGGTAGGCGATCGATTAGTCAATGTCCTCAAATCTTTTGGTATTGGTGTAGACTATCAAGGAACGTCTGTCGGCCCAGCTTTCATTCGGGTTAAACTAAAACCTCAATTAGGAGTAAAAGTTGCTTCTATTATCAATAAATCTGCTGATATTCAGGTGCAGATGGAATTAACCGTTCCACCGACGATCGCACCGCAAGCCGGGTATGTTAGCGTTGATTTACCTCGTTGCGATCGCCAAATTGCCAAAGCCGAAGATTACATCCAAAAACAACCATTACCCGCCACCGCACCAGTCAAAATCGCCATAGGCGTAAATATAGATGGCAAATTATTAGAAGCAGATTTATCCGATCCCAATACCTGTCATTTTTTAGTTGGCGGTACTACAGGTAGCGGTAAAAGCGAATTTCTGCGAAGCCTTCTGCTCAGTTTACTTTGGCGTCACTCTCCCCAACATCTCAAAATTGCTCTCGTCGATCCCAAACGGGTAACTTTTCCGGAATTCGAGGCGATCCCCTGGCTATATAAGCCAGTCGTCAAAGATAGCGAAACCGCGATCGAACTGATGACAGAATTGGTAGCAGAAATGGAGCAGCGTTATCAAATATTTGAAGCTGCCGGGTGTGCCGATATTACCGCTTACAATCAAAAAGCAACCAAGCCTCTACCCCGCATAGTTTGTATTTTCGATGAATATGCGGATTTTATGGCAGAAAAAGAAATTCGCAATGCACTAGAATTAAGCATCAAACGGCTAGGTGCAATGGCAAGAGCGGCTGGCATTCACCTCATCGTCGCCACCCAACGCCCAGAAGCGAAAGTTGTTACCCCTCTAATTCGATCGAATTTACCGGGAAGAGTGGCACTTCGCACCGCTAGCGAGGCAGACTCAACTATAGTATTAGGCGGGAATCAAAAAGCAGCAGCTTATCTGTTGGGGAAAGGGGACTTACTATACCAAGTAGGATCTAGCCTGCATAGATTACAAAGCTTATTAGCTAAAATTATCGAGTTGCGCTAA